AGCCTTCCACAGTTCCCTGCACAGACCTCATCCAGAAAGCCTTTTCCTGGTCCAGAAAGCCTTCTTCCCTTGGCCGATTCCTATTCATCATTCACAACTCCActccagaatatatttttaggtgatgaaaaagttcagGTCTTCTCACCTCTCTGCTCAAAACCTACCGTGcttccccatctcactcagagaCAGCCTGAGTCCCTACAAGAGCTTACAGGTGAAATTTCTGGACCAAAGATTATGAACATTTCTGAGGGTCTTGATACGTTATTGCAATATTGCTTCCCCCGAATATTGTACCAAATTACACTCCTGTGGTAGGTTGGAGTGCTCTCCTGTAAGCCAGCAATGAGTGCTatcaattttaaagtttttgccaATTTGATGGATGGTAatttattgctgttttaatttgcatttacagGTTTCCCTCTAAGCTGGGCTCTTTTTCCATAGTAGTTAGCCAATTATATTCTCCTTTTTGTAAAGGCACAAAAGCTTTTAACAAATGTATTGATTTTGCTTTCTCCTTCCCCTGTTTGCCTATTTCTTCCCCATTTACTTatagtctttttttcctccagttctttctcatttttctgtcaCGTCATTTCTCTCCCAGCAACTGTTGAATGGTAACTCCGTATctgtacctactatgtgctgggcaatTTCCTAAGTACTTTGCTTGCATTGATTTTAATTCTACCAAGGGAggcattgtccccattttacagatgaggaaatcgagggtCAGAGGGACTAACTAACTTGCCCCAAGCACAGACTGAGTATCAGAGCCAAGGCTCGAAGCCGGGTCTGCGCAGATTCTTGGTGCTCCTCTACACCTGCTGTCTCTTCTTGCCCTCACAGTACATCCAGTTCATCTGTCCTCGTACCGTCGTCATTGTTGTCGGCCAAGGTTTATTgttctcttcctcattttttctgaGGATTCTTTATTCTCTCTGATGTTTTAAATTGTCagtgtttctttctcttgttttcttattaGCTCTCTCTGggttccttccttctcccacGCCTCTTTCCCCTCAGCAAACTCACTTACTGCCGGGAGCTTATGTCTGtcctcccctcctgtccctctTTGTGGCAGCTGTGGCCTAAGCCTGGGGAAGTAAACACTGCAGTGCAGCCTGGGGAAGGTTTGAGGagtcagggaaggaagaaaaagagtagGTGGAATTTGTCAGTGGAGGGGGCAGGTGGCTGTGTGAGACTGTGTTTATGAGAGGAGGGCCTGGAATGTGACTTGGTAGGGGATGTGAGCATAAGGGCAAATCGGTGTTGGGGGTTGCCAAGGGTTTGGGGTTCTCATGAGTGAGGAGATTATGCGGGTTTGAAAAAGAGATTGGGGAGCATGATGGTCCCAGGTGGGGCTCGAGTCTCAGAGAAGAGTGTGTATGGGCCCCAGGGGTGAAGTGACCAACAAGAAGAGGCCCCAGACAGGGGGAAGCACACTGGGTCTAAGACCAGACCAAGTCCACAGAGCTTCGGGGTGGTTTGACACTGGCGCTCGCCTTCCTCCAAACCACAGTCAGGTCATATCCCCTGACAGCGTCCTCGCCACCCCCGGGCCCCAGTTATAGACTGTGACTCCGTGGCCAGCATGACGCAGGCCTCAAGGGGTGCTAAGGTCAGGAGACTAAGGCAGGGCTGGCACTGGGATTCCCTGTTGTCTGGACAGTGAGACTGGTGAAAGGGATCTGGAACCCCTTCTTCCCCTTGGCCCACTTTGATGTCACGTCTGCCAAGATACGTGCACTGATTCCATGTATCTCTTGCATGAGTGGAAGCAGTGTGTTGACAGCATCAGGCTAAAGACTGTCTGATCCACCCCCTCGCCTGTGTCACCACAGAGCCCATTCTTACCAGGCCCTCCCATCCCTACCCTCTTTCCAGAGCAATTCGCAAAAAGCCATATGGATATAAATCACTGCCCTGCCCAGGGCAACCTGAACTAGGAACCAGCCCCAGCCCTAGACCTGTTCTTTTAGGAGACCCTCCCAAGGGCTGCCTCCCTATTGGCCCCTTTTGTCGCTCCTTGTCCTCCCCACCACAGCAGAGAGAGTCTGAGTGAGGGCTCCGTTACCAGGACACCCCCATaatcccagcctggcccagcttatttttaagttatttgtcCCAAACCCAGCCAACTTGGTTCATGTTTAAACCTTAGACCAAACCAGAATTCGATAGAGCCTCTCGCTTCCCTGTCAGAGCTCCGGATCCTGAGCAGAGGGCCAGGAGCCTGGGGAGTCAGTGTGACCATCAGGGAGAAGGCAGGGGCTTCTCTCAGCAGTGCTTCTCCCACTTGTCCTGGGAGGCCTCAGTGGGTTAGGGTCCCACATCCCCAGAGCTCTGATCCACCGAGGCGCTCTCCtcccagctttctctctctgctctggcaGTGGGCAGCCGGGTGAGCCAGGAGCTGCATTACACCAAGGAGAAGCTGGGGGAGGAGGCTGCGTACACCTCCCAGATGCTGATACAGACTCCCCGCCAGGAAGGGGAGAATGTTCTCACGCCTGAGGCACTTGGCCTCCACCTCCAGGCAGCCCTCACTGCCAGTAAAGTGCAAGTATCACTCTACGGAAAGTGAGTCTGGCTGAGCCCCTGAACAGCTGGGAGTGAGATGTGCTATGACCAGGCTAGAGCAGGAATCCCTCTCTTCTGCTGATCTCCTCTGCCTCTGGCTATTGTAGGTCCTGGGATTTGAACAAAATCTGCTACAAATCAGGAGTCCCCCTAATTGAAAATGGAATGATTGAGCGGGTGAGTATCCTGAGCTGTTCTCTGAGATTGGGTCGAGGTCGAACCTTTTCTGCAGTAGGGGAGGGCTCAGAAGGATTCCGGGAGGCTAAAGTCTGGAGGTAGGGGGGTTGCAGGGGGCATCCTGCAAAGATTGTGGAGAAAGGAGCCCAGGGACAGGACTGATGTGGACTGGGATGTCCCTGGCAGATGATTGAGAAGCTGTTTCCGTGCGTGATCCTCACTCCCCTCGACTGTTTCTGGGAGGGAGCCAAGCTCCAAGGGGGCTCTGCCTACTTGCCGTGAGTGCTGCCTCAGCTGCTGCCGGGCCCTGCCTCCCTGCTTCGTCCCCTGCCAGGATTTCCCCAGCAgaaaggaggggtgggagtgaaAATGATGATCGAAACCTCACCCACGGCCTAATTACCTCCCAGGCCAGGGTCAGAGCGTGGGCTACCCCAGGGCTCTCTCCACATCCCTCTTCTCATCACCTCCAAAGGAAAGGCAGACCTGTCTTATTTaaacagaacaaaacacaaagatGTATAAGATCTGAGCGAAGGAGAAAAAAGATCCCCAGAAAGAGACTTTGCCGGGAGAGTTAGCTAGGGATCAGCTGAGCTGTTGCCAATGTCAGAAAGAAAACCTATTACAGGCAGGTGCCCGTATGGTTATATATTAGAACCAAGGGTAGATGGCTTGGGAAGGGGCTCAGTGGGACTTTTCTGGGCCTTTTCCATGTATTAAGTACCATCTGTCCTGATGTCCATCTCAGCCCCTTAGATCCATCCACAGCTCACTGCAGCAGCCTGGTGGGCTGAGCCTGGGAGCTCTGGGAAGCTGAACCCTACACACCCATATGGAGGGACAAATGGGCAGCTAGGAGGAGGGTCGGGTACAGCATGGGTCCCCTAGCAACAGTTTGGAGGGTGGGAATTGATCCCTGATTCTCACCAACCATGGGCTTTCCTCCCAGGGGTCGCCCCGACATCCAGTGGACCAACCTGGATCCAGAGCAGCTGCTAGAGGAGCTGGGCCCCTTTGCTTCCCTTGAGGGCTTCCGGGAGCTGCTAGACAAGGCACAGGTGGGCCAGGCCTACGTGGGGCGGCCCTGTCTGCACCCTGATGACCTCCACTGCCCGCCTAGTGCCCCTAACCATCACAGCAGGCAGGTGCGTTCCAGCCAGGTCTGCCAGGGAAGGCAGCTTTCCTTCCGTTATCCCTCCTCGTATGCTCCTCTGTTCTGGGCGAGAGTGGATTATGCTCTGTGCTCTGCCCCCCACTTCCTGGACATTGTTACCCTGCCCCCGCTGTGCTAGACACCTAGAATATTCCATTCCGTTCAGTTCTCCTAAGGAACCAAGTGGCATATGAAGCCCTTTGTCCTTTTCTAAGCCCAGAAAGGCTAGACTTTATCAAAATAGGCTTTATGTGGAAACTGAGGACAAATTAGCTGAGTATGAATATCATACCTAGTTTCCTGAGTGTCTGTGTGGCCCTGTGAAtgtggacatttttccaaaaccCACCAAAGTTATGCCAGCTTCTTCCAGCAGCCTATTTCCAGGCCTCTGCTCCCTCTTGTGGCCTCCTCTCTGCAGGACACCAGCTGTTCACTTACAGAGGAGACAAGAGGCTCAGGAGAATAGTTGCCTGCACTTCAGGCCTACAGAGCTCCATGGCAGGCATGTTTCCTGGAGGTCCCAGCCTAGGGACACCCAGGTATCCACAGCCAGGACCATGAGTAATGAAGCCCTCTCTTGCCCCCCTCCAGCCTCCCAATGTGGCTCAGGAGTTGAGTGGGGGCTGCCACGGCTTCTCCCACAAGTTCATGCACTGGCAGGAAGAACTGCTGCTGGGAGGCACGGCCAGGGGCTCCCAAGGACAGCTGCTGAGGTAGGGCCTCCCGTGGGAGCCGGCCAGggggccccaggcatgggagtcTACACTCTGATGCCAGGAAGCTCTGGCAGAAGCCCCTGCACCCCGCTGACCGAGTGTTTAGCTCTGACCCCTAATTCTCCTGCACCCCCACCAGGGCAGAGGCCCTGCAAAGTACCTTCCTGCTAATGAGTCCCCGGCAGCTGTATGAGCACTTCCGGGGCGACTACCAGACACATGACATTGGCTGGAGCGAGGAGCAGGCTGGCACAGTGCTGCAGGCCTGGCAGCGGCGCTTTGTGCAGGTCAGTGTGGAGGAGGATGAGGGCAATGCCCTGAGGCtactccctcctcctgcccctcagaTCCACCCTGTCTCTCCAGCTGGCCCAGGAGGCCCTGCCTGGGAATGCATCCCAGCAGATCCACGCCTTCTCCTCCACTACCCTGGATGACATCCTGCACGCCTTCTCTGAAGTCAGTGCTGCCCGTGTGGTCGGAGGCTATCTGCTCATGGTGGGTCGTGCTCCTGGCCCCTTGCCTCACCTCCACCTGGTGCCCACCCTGGGAGCCCCTGTCCAAGACTGtgccctctctccccacagctgGCCTATGCCTGCGTGACGATGCTGCGATGGGACTGTGCCCGGTCCCAGGGTGCTGTGGGCCTTGCCGGGGTGCTGCTGGTGGCCCTGGCCGTGGCCTCAGGCCTTGGGCTCTGTGCCCTGCTCGGCATCGCCTTCAATGCTGCCACTACCCAGGTATGCCAGGACTGCCGGGCAGACTGGGTGCCACAGCCCAGGCTACTCAGTTCCTCCAGCTGCCCGCCCCTGTGCCCCTCCAGGTGCTGCCCTTCTTGGCACTGGGCATCGGCGTGGATGACATCTTCCTGCTGGCACATGCCTTCACAGAGGCTCCACCTGGCACCCCTCTTCAGGTGAGGCCTCGTCCTCCTGCCTGGGCTCACCTGAGGCAGTTCTGCATAGGAGTTAAGAGCCTTTTGGTTGGGTGACCTTGGACTggtaattaacctctctgtgcctcagtttcctcatctgtaaacagggGTAACAATAGTGCTTATGTCGtaagggttgttgtgaggataggTAAGATAATTCATGTCGAGCGCTTGgaacagtgcatggcacatacgtggtactcaataaatgttagctgctgtaTAGTTactgtccctcctctgccattCCAAGTTCCCGAGCCTCCCCTTCACTCTACCTTGAAGACCCATGTCCCCCCCTCCCCCGTCCTGGCAGGAGCGCACAGGTGAGTGTCTGCAGCGCACCGGCACCAGCGTCACACTCACGTCCGTCAACAACATGGTTGCGTTCTTCATGGCCGCCCTGGTTCCCATCCCTGCACTGCGGGCCTTCTCCTTGCAGGTGAGGCATCACGAATGGGGCCTGGGCTCAGGGTGGGCATGGAGCTGGGGCCATGCTTCATCCAGCTTTGTGCCCGTTCTGTCCATCCCCCAGGCAGCCATAGTGGTTGGCTGCAACTTTGCAGCCGTGATGCTTGTCTTCCCAGCAGTCCTCAGCTTGGACCTGCACCGGCGCCACTGCCAGCGCCTTGATGTGCTCTGCTGCTTCTCTAGGTACCCCCACCCCACCAGACCTTCCTCCCTTGGCCCCATCCCATCCTGTCCCCTCAGCAGCatttccaggcacagacctgtcACCCCCTTGCTCTGCCTCTTCCAGCCCCTGCTCTGCTCGGGTGATTCAGATTCTGCCCCAGGAGCTGGAGGATAGGACAGTACCAGTAGGCATTGCCCACCTGACTGCCACAGTTCAAGCCTTTGCCCACTGTGAAGCCAACAGCCAGCATGTGGTCACCATCCTACCCCCGCAAGCCCACCTGGTGCCCCCACCTTCCGACCCACTGGGCTCTGAGCTCTTCAGCCCAGGAGGGTCCACAAGGGACCTTCTaggccaggaggaggggacaAGGCAGAAGGCGGCCTGCAAGTCCCTGCCCTGTGCCCGCTGGAATCTTGCCCATTTCGCCCGCTATCACTTTGCACCCTTGCTGCTCCAGTCACACACCAAGGTAAGACTCCAGGCCCCGGAAGTCGAGCTGGGCCAGGGCAGAGGCTTAGGTGTCTCTGGGCCCCAAGAAGAGCAGAGGGCCTGGCCCACCACCTGAGGGCTCAGGGGCATCCCAGGGCCTCCGGCTTAGTTGCCATCTCCCACAGGCCATGGTGCTGGTGCTTTTTGGGGCTCTTCTGGGCCTGAGCCTCTACGGAGCAACCTTGGTGCAGGATGGGCTGGCCTTGACAGATGTGGTGCCTCGGGGCACCAAGGAGCATGCCTTCCTGAGCGCCCAGCTCAGGTACTTCTCCCTGTATGAGGTGGCCCTGGTGACACAGGGTGGCTTTGACTACGCCCACTCCCAACGCGCCCTCTTTGATCTGCACCAGCGCTTCAGTTCCCTCAAGGCCGTGCTGCCCCCGCCTGCCACCCAGGCACCCCGCACCTGGCTGCACTATTACCGCAACTGGCTACAGGGTGAGTGGCGAGGAGACCCACAGGGAGGGCTGCTGCAGGCAGGAGCCCCTGGGCCCACAGGCTAACTGTACCCTACCCTCTTCTCCCCCAGGAATACAGGCTGCATTTGACCAGGACTGGGCTTCTGGGCGCATCACCCGTCACTCATACCGCAATGGCTCTGAGGATGGGGCCCTGGCCTACAAACTGCTTATCCAGACTGGGGATGTCCAGGAGCCTCTGGATTTTAGCCAGGTTGGGAAAGGGCTGGAAGGGTCAGGGAGCATAGAGGGGCTCCAGGTCTCATGGGCCCAGGCCTTCAGCCTACTCTGCCTCTGCAGCTGACCACGAGAAAGCTGGTGGACAAGGAGGGGCTAATTCCACCGGAGCTCTTCTACCTGGGGCTGACCGTGTGGGTGAGCAGTGACCCCCTAGGTCTGGCAGCCTCACAGGCCAACTTCTACCCCCCACCTCCTGAGTGGCTGCATGACAAGTACGACACCACCGGGGAGAACCTTCGCAGTGAGTCCGGGGGGAGCCCAGCAACAGCCTCGGCCTGGACCCACACAGGCTCTACCCTAAGGCCCTGCCCACTGCTCCCTATGCTCACTGGccactccttcctctccctgctgccccctcccctccgcAGTCCCGGCGGCCCAGCCCCTGGAGTTTGCCCAGTTCCCCTTCCTACTGCATGGCCTCCAGAAGACTGCAGACTTCGTGGAGGCCATCAAGGGGGCCCGGGCAGCGTGTGCCGAGGCAGGCCGGGCTGGGGTGCGTGCCTACCCCAGCGGCTCCCCCTTCCTCTTCTGGGAGCAGTATCTGGGCCTGCGGCACTGCTTCCTGCTGGCTGTTTGCATCCTGTT
The genomic region above belongs to Equus caballus isolate H_3958 breed thoroughbred chromosome 2, TB-T2T, whole genome shotgun sequence and contains:
- the PTCH2 gene encoding protein patched homolog 2 isoform X4 gives rise to the protein MLIQTPRQEGENVLTPEALGLHLQAALTASKVQVSLYGKSWDLNKICYKSGVPLIENGMIERMIEKLFPCVILTPLDCFWEGAKLQGGSAYLPGRPDIQWTNLDPEQLLEELGPFASLEGFRELLDKAQVGQAYVGRPCLHPDDLHCPPSAPNHHSRQPPNVAQELSGGCHGFSHKFMHWQEELLLGGTARGSQGQLLRAEALQSTFLLMSPRQLYEHFRGDYQTHDIGWSEEQAGTVLQAWQRRFVQLAQEALPGNASQQIHAFSSTTLDDILHAFSEVSAARVVGGYLLMLAYACVTMLRWDCARSQGAVGLAGVLLVALAVASGLGLCALLGIAFNAATTQVLPFLALGIGVDDIFLLAHAFTEAPPGTPLQERTGECLQRTGTSVTLTSVNNMVAFFMAALVPIPALRAFSLQAAIVVGCNFAAVMLVFPAVLSLDLHRRHCQRLDVLCCFSSPCSARVIQILPQELEDRTVPVGIAHLTATVQAFAHCEANSQHVVTILPPQAHLVPPPSDPLGSELFSPGGSTRDLLGQEEGTRQKAACKSLPCARWNLAHFARYHFAPLLLQSHTKAMVLVLFGALLGLSLYGATLVQDGLALTDVVPRGTKEHAFLSAQLRYFSLYEVALVTQGGFDYAHSQRALFDLHQRFSSLKAVLPPPATQAPRTWLHYYRNWLQGIQAAFDQDWASGRITRHSYRNGSEDGALAYKLLIQTGDVQEPLDFSQLTTRKLVDKEGLIPPELFYLGLTVWVSSDPLGLAASQANFYPPPPEWLHDKYDTTGENLRIPAAQPLEFAQFPFLLHGLQKTADFVEAIKGARAACAEAGRAGVRAYPSGSPFLFWEQYLGLRHCFLLAVCILLVCTFLVCALLLLNPWTAGLIVLVLAMMTVELFGIMGFLGIKLSAIPVVILVASVGIGVEFTVHVALGFLTTQGSRNLRAARALEHTFAPVTDGAVSTLLGLLMLAGSNFDFIIRYFFVVLTVLTLLGLLHGLVLLPVLLSILGPPPEVVQLYKESPEVLSPPAPRVGGLRWGMSPTLPQSFARVTTSMTVALHPPPLPGAYIHPASDEPTWSPAAIPAASSSSNLSSRGLCPTTG
- the PTCH2 gene encoding protein patched homolog 2 isoform X6 translates to MIERMIEKLFPCVILTPLDCFWEGAKLQGGSAYLPGRPDIQWTNLDPEQLLEELGPFASLEGFRELLDKAQVGQAYVGRPCLHPDDLHCPPSAPNHHSRQPPNVAQELSGGCHGFSHKFMHWQEELLLGGTARGSQGQLLRAEALQSTFLLMSPRQLYEHFRGDYQTHDIGWSEEQAGTVLQAWQRRFVQLAQEALPGNASQQIHAFSSTTLDDILHAFSEVSAARVVGGYLLMLAYACVTMLRWDCARSQGAVGLAGVLLVALAVASGLGLCALLGIAFNAATTQVLPFLALGIGVDDIFLLAHAFTEAPPGTPLQERTGECLQRTGTSVTLTSVNNMVAFFMAALVPIPALRAFSLQAAIVVGCNFAAVMLVFPAVLSLDLHRRHCQRLDVLCCFSSPCSARVIQILPQELEDRTVPVGIAHLTATVQAFAHCEANSQHVVTILPPQAHLVPPPSDPLGSELFSPGGSTRDLLGQEEGTRQKAACKSLPCARWNLAHFARYHFAPLLLQSHTKAMVLVLFGALLGLSLYGATLVQDGLALTDVVPRGTKEHAFLSAQLRYFSLYEVALVTQGGFDYAHSQRALFDLHQRFSSLKAVLPPPATQAPRTWLHYYRNWLQGIQAAFDQDWASGRITRHSYRNGSEDGALAYKLLIQTGDVQEPLDFSQLTTRKLVDKEGLIPPELFYLGLTVWVSSDPLGLAASQANFYPPPPEWLHDKYDTTGENLRIPAAQPLEFAQFPFLLHGLQKTADFVEAIKGARAACAEAGRAGVRAYPSGSPFLFWEQYLGLRHCFLLAVCILLVCTFLVCALLLLNPWTAGLIVLVLAMMTVELFGIMGFLGIKLSAIPVVILVASVGIGVEFTVHVALGFLTTQGSRNLRAARALEHTFAPVTDGAVSTLLGLLMLAGSNFDFIIRYFFVVLTVLTLLGLLHGLVLLPVLLSILGPPPEVVQLYKESPEVLSPPAPRVGGLRWGMSPTLPQSFARVTTSMTVALHPPPLPGAYIHPASDEPTWSPAAIPAASSSSNLSSRGLCPTTG